One part of the Caproiciproducens sp. CPB-2 genome encodes these proteins:
- a CDS encoding superoxide dismutase family protein yields the protein MYLEPQFDQMQNILKSPPSAYAMVKGGPGFPNINGMVCFYQLADGVLVLTQINGLPHSTGNCPADIFGFHIHEGNQCTGNAQDPFANAKAHYNPNHCPHPAHAGDMPPLFGNHGFAFMAFMTDRFSVNEIIGRTVIVHSSPDDFKTQPSGNSGNKIACGQIVQNGM from the coding sequence TTGTATTTAGAACCGCAATTCGATCAAATGCAAAACATTTTGAAAAGCCCGCCCTCCGCATATGCCATGGTGAAAGGCGGTCCGGGATTTCCCAATATAAATGGTATGGTCTGCTTTTATCAGTTAGCGGACGGTGTTCTCGTGCTCACACAGATCAACGGTCTTCCCCACAGCACGGGGAATTGCCCCGCCGATATCTTCGGATTCCATATTCACGAAGGAAATCAATGTACCGGAAACGCTCAGGACCCCTTTGCCAACGCGAAAGCGCATTACAACCCAAATCACTGCCCTCACCCCGCACACGCGGGCGACATGCCCCCGTTATTCGGGAATCATGGATTCGCTTTTATGGCATTTATGACGGACAGATTTTCAGTGAACGAAATCATAGGACGTACCGTCATCGTTCATTCATCACCGGACGATTTCAAAACCCAGCCGTCAGGAAATTCAGGAAACAAAATAGCATGCGGCCAGATCGTGCAAAACGGCATGTAA
- a CDS encoding aldo/keto reductase, with product MNYLGKDIPKLGFGLMRLPMLGKEVDIEQTKAMVDQFLAAGFTYFDTAYGYIGGKSEEAVKTALVDRYPREKFQLATKLPAWAGAKNAEEARQMFYTSLRRTGAGYFDFYLLHNCGGDRTKAFDDYGMWDFVLEQRAKGLIRHVGFSMHDKPEALDEILTRHPEMEFVQLQINYADWDSPAVQSGKCFEVAKKHGKPVIIMEPVKGGLLANPPESVAEVLREGNPDASFASWALRYAASLDHVITVLSGMSNVEQMKDNLATMSAFRPLEPSEREVIAKAKAAFDQIPGIPCTGCRYCTKGCPQEIAIPDIFDAMNRRLIFGSLEIAKHGYMWATQGGSAASDCIECGQCESVCPQHIGIISELKRVAATLE from the coding sequence ATGAATTATCTGGGTAAAGACATTCCCAAACTCGGTTTTGGACTGATGCGTCTGCCGATGCTCGGCAAGGAGGTCGACATCGAACAGACGAAAGCCATGGTGGATCAGTTTCTTGCGGCGGGTTTTACCTATTTTGACACGGCTTACGGTTACATCGGCGGAAAATCCGAGGAAGCAGTCAAAACTGCGTTGGTGGACCGCTATCCGCGTGAAAAATTTCAGCTGGCCACAAAATTGCCCGCCTGGGCAGGTGCAAAGAACGCCGAAGAAGCCAGACAGATGTTTTACACGTCGCTCCGGAGGACCGGGGCGGGGTATTTTGATTTTTATCTGCTTCACAACTGCGGCGGCGACCGAACCAAAGCGTTCGACGATTACGGCATGTGGGATTTCGTGCTCGAGCAGCGCGCGAAAGGACTGATCAGGCACGTGGGGTTCTCCATGCATGACAAACCCGAGGCGCTCGATGAAATTCTCACCCGGCACCCGGAAATGGAATTTGTGCAGCTGCAGATCAATTACGCCGATTGGGACAGCCCCGCCGTACAGTCCGGTAAGTGTTTCGAGGTGGCGAAAAAGCACGGCAAACCTGTAATCATCATGGAGCCGGTCAAGGGAGGATTGCTCGCCAACCCACCCGAGTCGGTGGCGGAGGTGCTGCGCGAAGGGAACCCGGACGCTTCGTTCGCTTCCTGGGCGCTCCGGTATGCTGCGTCGCTCGACCATGTCATCACCGTGCTCAGCGGAATGTCCAACGTCGAACAGATGAAAGACAATCTTGCCACGATGTCGGCCTTCCGGCCGCTGGAACCCTCCGAGCGGGAAGTGATTGCCAAGGCAAAAGCGGCGTTCGACCAGATTCCGGGCATCCCCTGCACGGGCTGCCGGTACTGCACGAAAGGCTGCCCGCAGGAAATCGCCATCCCCGATATCTTTGATGCGATGAACCGCCGGCTTATTTTTGGCAGCCTCGAGATTGCGAAACACGGTTATATGTGGGCAACGCAGGGAGGGAGCGCCGCCAGCGACTGTATCGAGTGCGGGCAGTGCGAATCCGTCTGTCCCCAGCATATCGGCATCATATCCGAGCTGAAGCGCGTAGCCGCAACACTGGAATAA
- a CDS encoding ferritin-like domain-containing protein: protein MAVTSNHVIYRGYTDSSPYPPIRIQAPNKDYANILMDDLAGPKGEFTAMSMYFYQHNMAGKDSGDYGAVIMRIAIAELHHMDILTAVIRKLGGNPQFRGSSKSNKRYWNANSVSYSQDLCKSLKIALEGENHAIEAYENHIQIIEDPYIKNILTRIVVDEKLHKNYITQMIEKYCT from the coding sequence ATGGCAGTGACCAGCAATCATGTAATCTACCGTGGATATACCGATTCATCGCCGTATCCGCCAATCAGAATTCAAGCTCCCAACAAGGATTACGCCAACATATTGATGGATGACCTCGCCGGTCCAAAAGGGGAATTCACCGCAATGAGCATGTATTTTTACCAGCATAACATGGCAGGTAAAGATTCAGGAGATTACGGCGCCGTCATCATGCGCATAGCCATTGCGGAGCTGCATCATATGGATATTCTGACGGCGGTAATACGCAAACTGGGCGGGAATCCTCAGTTTCGCGGCAGCAGCAAATCCAACAAGCGATATTGGAATGCGAACAGTGTTTCCTATAGCCAGGACCTGTGCAAAAGCTTGAAAATTGCCTTGGAGGGTGAAAATCACGCCATCGAAGCATATGAAAACCATATACAAATTATTGAAGACCCGTATATTAAGAACATCCTTACAAGGATCGTCGTTGACGAAAAGCTGCACAAAAATTATATTACACAAATGATTGAAAAATATTGTACATAA
- a CDS encoding PHP domain-containing protein, whose product MNGFHNIDLHIHSCYSEDGEYTPAKLVQMCMGAGVTIMAIADHNCVKGSQEAVEIARHEHLRCYPAVEIDCTYQNTNFHVLGYDIQLESPDFEAIEQNVRRQCADASKERLRLINRMGFTLTETELKAITAGGYWSEHWTGEAFAEALLKNEKYLGSGILRPYREGGDRNDNPYVNFYWDYCSQGKPCYVGMTFPDMRDVIGIIHRNGGKSVLAHPGVNLQGNFERIDQLISLGLKGIEVYSSYHTPETARWFLNKAEQFGLFVTRGSDFHGKTKPMVQPGCCGTDKVS is encoded by the coding sequence ATGAATGGATTTCATAATATCGACCTACATATTCATTCCTGCTACAGCGAAGATGGGGAATACACACCCGCAAAGCTTGTTCAGATGTGCATGGGAGCGGGTGTTACCATCATGGCAATAGCCGATCATAATTGTGTGAAAGGTTCTCAGGAAGCAGTTGAAATAGCAAGACATGAACACTTAAGGTGTTATCCGGCCGTCGAAATTGACTGTACTTATCAAAATACCAATTTTCATGTCCTCGGCTATGATATTCAGCTCGAAAGCCCTGATTTTGAGGCCATAGAACAAAATGTGAGAAGACAGTGTGCCGATGCATCCAAAGAAAGACTTCGGCTGATCAACCGCATGGGCTTTACCCTTACCGAGACGGAGTTGAAAGCGATCACCGCCGGAGGATATTGGAGTGAGCATTGGACGGGGGAGGCTTTTGCCGAAGCCTTACTGAAAAATGAAAAATATCTCGGGAGCGGCATTTTGCGTCCTTACAGGGAGGGCGGCGACCGAAACGATAACCCGTATGTCAATTTCTATTGGGATTACTGCTCGCAGGGAAAGCCCTGTTACGTTGGAATGACCTTTCCCGATATGAGGGATGTAATCGGGATCATACACCGAAACGGCGGTAAATCCGTGCTGGCCCATCCGGGGGTGAATCTGCAGGGCAATTTTGAGAGGATCGATCAGCTGATTTCTTTGGGGCTGAAAGGGATAGAAGTTTACAGCAGTTACCACACCCCCGAAACTGCCCGGTGGTTTTTGAATAAGGCGGAACAATTTGGCTTGTTTGTTACACGCGGGAGCGATTTTCACGGCAAAACAAAGCCAATGGTCCAGCCGGGCTGCTGTGGCACGGATAAGGTCAGCTGA
- a CDS encoding ROK family protein — protein sequence MLDMKQSNAHTVLWNLCSCKTSTIKEMTQRTGLSFATVGNILNGFVESGEVILGEMRSATGGRPSQAYTFNAEYAHVLALSARIRNGKNIISACVGNLYGEIVWQAEQSFDNIRLASFEAMLDLSLRAYPTISIAAFSLPGVERGGVILTNDYTELEGVSFTEHFQGKYHLPVVIENDVNAAVFGYSRNVEVSVIAGIYFPKCFGPGAGIVIDGKILKGAFGFAGEVSLLPLGIDWLSIDYEKPQEAGPAISRLISVFCGIVNPGHVVLYGDFFTDAFKKTLEREIPTQTIREIFPSVIYQRDLDSDITAGLIAQAVSAYRSGLRGQFQKTEF from the coding sequence ATGTTGGATATGAAACAAAGCAATGCGCATACCGTTCTCTGGAATTTGTGTTCCTGCAAAACCTCCACGATCAAAGAGATGACGCAGCGGACGGGGCTCAGCTTTGCTACGGTTGGGAACATATTGAATGGTTTTGTGGAAAGCGGGGAAGTGATCCTGGGCGAAATGCGTTCTGCTACCGGAGGGAGGCCGTCACAGGCCTATACCTTCAATGCGGAATACGCCCATGTGCTCGCGCTGTCGGCACGGATACGGAACGGAAAAAATATCATCAGTGCCTGTGTCGGAAATTTGTACGGCGAGATAGTATGGCAGGCGGAACAATCCTTTGACAATATACGGCTTGCGAGCTTTGAGGCCATGCTGGATTTATCCCTGCGCGCGTATCCGACGATCAGTATCGCCGCCTTTTCCCTGCCGGGGGTCGAGCGCGGCGGCGTTATCCTGACCAATGACTATACAGAATTGGAAGGCGTTTCTTTCACAGAGCATTTTCAGGGAAAATATCATTTGCCTGTGGTCATAGAAAATGATGTCAATGCTGCTGTATTTGGATACAGCAGAAACGTGGAAGTTTCCGTCATTGCGGGAATCTACTTTCCGAAGTGCTTCGGCCCCGGTGCAGGAATCGTGATTGATGGCAAAATCCTGAAAGGAGCTTTTGGATTTGCCGGTGAAGTGTCCCTGCTGCCATTGGGGATCGACTGGCTTTCGATTGACTATGAAAAACCGCAGGAGGCTGGTCCCGCAATATCCAGATTGATCAGCGTTTTCTGCGGCATTGTCAATCCGGGGCATGTCGTCCTGTATGGCGATTTCTTTACCGATGCTTTCAAGAAAACGCTTGAAAGGGAAATCCCCACACAGACGATACGGGAGATATTCCCCTCTGTAATCTATCAAAGGGATTTGGATTCCGATATTACTGCCGGATTAATCGCGCAGGCGGTATCCGCTTACCGGTCCGGGCTGAGAGGACAATTTCAGAAAACGGAATTTTAG
- a CDS encoding MFS transporter: protein MIFLALIYLSFISLGLPDAVLGSSWPIMNMEFRVPVGNAGFVSIMISACTILSSLFSHRLIRRFGTGKVTVVSVALTAIALLGFSLSPSFAWLLACAVPLGLGAGAVDSGLNEFVAEHYEAKHMNWLHCFWGVGAMLGPALISVLALWGRTWRSGYLSISIIQFALVALLAFSLPMWKKFESPSSEPADEVRQGKEKRSLLMMLRAKGSVFVMLSFLLNASMEASMMLWGASYLVKMKGVLPESAAGWVSLFFLGVTVGRMVSGFVSIKLSNEALIRIGTIFLIVGFVFMILPLPAVFAIGAFILVGLGLAPIYPSMLHQTPVYFGKDNAQAVMGLQMSFAYTGNTLMAPLFGQLFANVSFSLMPCVLLACAVGLLVCRTYLIAITKKESPVREPEDKADDREAGQTLGS from the coding sequence ATGATTTTTTTAGCTTTGATTTATCTCTCGTTTATCAGTTTAGGACTTCCGGACGCCGTGCTTGGTTCCTCATGGCCTATCATGAATATGGAGTTCAGGGTCCCGGTAGGGAACGCGGGATTCGTTTCCATCATGATATCGGCCTGCACCATCCTGTCCAGCTTATTTTCGCATCGGCTGATTCGCCGGTTCGGTACGGGCAAGGTCACGGTCGTAAGCGTCGCCCTGACGGCCATTGCGCTGCTGGGCTTCTCTCTGTCTCCTTCCTTTGCATGGCTGCTGGCCTGTGCTGTTCCGCTCGGCCTTGGAGCCGGAGCGGTGGATTCGGGGCTGAATGAATTTGTAGCCGAGCATTATGAGGCAAAGCATATGAACTGGCTGCACTGCTTCTGGGGCGTGGGAGCCATGCTCGGCCCCGCTCTGATTTCTGTCCTGGCACTTTGGGGGCGCACCTGGAGAAGCGGGTATCTGAGCATATCCATTATCCAGTTCGCTTTGGTTGCACTGCTGGCCTTCTCTCTTCCTATGTGGAAGAAGTTTGAAAGCCCATCCTCCGAACCTGCGGATGAAGTGCGGCAGGGCAAAGAAAAGCGTAGCCTGCTCATGATGCTTCGGGCAAAAGGTTCTGTTTTTGTTATGCTTTCCTTTTTATTGAATGCCTCGATGGAAGCTTCCATGATGCTTTGGGGAGCCAGCTATCTGGTGAAAATGAAGGGGGTTTTACCGGAAAGCGCGGCCGGATGGGTATCGCTGTTCTTCCTTGGGGTAACGGTCGGGCGTATGGTGAGCGGGTTTGTTTCCATAAAATTAAGCAACGAAGCATTAATCCGTATAGGCACCATCTTTCTGATTGTCGGTTTTGTTTTTATGATCTTGCCTTTACCCGCCGTGTTTGCAATCGGCGCGTTTATTCTTGTCGGGCTGGGGCTCGCACCGATTTATCCTTCCATGCTGCACCAGACGCCCGTTTACTTCGGGAAAGACAATGCACAGGCTGTCATGGGCTTACAGATGTCGTTTGCATACACCGGAAACACTCTAATGGCCCCTCTGTTTGGACAGCTTTTCGCGAACGTTTCCTTTTCACTGATGCCCTGTGTGCTCCTGGCCTGCGCTGTTGGATTACTTGTCTGCAGGACATATCTGATTGCAATCACAAAAAAGGAATCCCCGGTTCGGGAACCGGAAGACAAGGCTGACGATCGTGAAGCCGGACAAACGTTGGGATCTTGA
- a CDS encoding sensor histidine kinase: MTIKKRLFLSNLLMILVPVGITLLIALGSIGVIWYAVTNGTGLSFDDSEDFYHAGQGISAAVEKALKAAPEERLEKLTLLSSLLDREAMTLTVEANGTNYYRYGNANAADAALLKASASLGNEGTLSSGNRSLYAHQIKVGNDHYQIFLLCSSSKFSNATLKMLIVLVALILVFTIFLSILLTNRFLTKFVFQKIERPLDILADGVHQIRDGNLDFHIHYDNQDEFALVCADFNEMAARLKVSVEQTRRHEESQKELLAGISHDLRSPLTSVQAYVEGLLDGVAKTPEARKKYLLTIKAKAEDIERMVSQIFLFSKMELDEYPLHMKTLRLDSLIEDFVKNFGAEYATRGLSLAVKPALEPAAVNADPEQLHRVLMNIADNSLKYKNKETGHLTIVLQNTENFAIVTLTDDGPGVAEEDLPKLFDTFYRTDPARRDPEKGSGLGLAIVAKAVQQMGGSVEARNAAEGGLTIAVSLPKEIGTDE; encoded by the coding sequence ATGACCATTAAAAAGCGTCTGTTTCTATCTAATTTGTTAATGATCTTAGTCCCTGTCGGAATTACTTTGCTGATTGCGCTGGGAAGCATTGGAGTTATCTGGTACGCGGTCACAAATGGAACGGGTTTGAGCTTTGACGACAGCGAAGATTTTTACCATGCAGGGCAAGGAATCTCTGCCGCTGTTGAAAAGGCGTTAAAAGCGGCCCCGGAAGAACGTCTGGAAAAACTGACTTTGCTGAGCAGTCTGCTTGACCGCGAAGCAATGACATTGACGGTTGAAGCGAACGGTACCAATTACTATCGATACGGAAATGCAAACGCCGCCGACGCTGCTCTCTTGAAAGCTTCAGCCTCGCTTGGAAACGAGGGGACTCTTTCGAGCGGAAACCGCAGCCTTTACGCCCATCAAATTAAAGTTGGAAACGATCATTATCAAATTTTCTTACTGTGCAGTTCCTCCAAATTTTCCAATGCAACTTTAAAAATGCTGATCGTACTGGTTGCGCTTATCCTGGTGTTTACGATTTTCCTCTCAATTCTGCTGACCAATCGTTTTCTGACAAAGTTTGTGTTTCAGAAAATTGAACGTCCGCTGGATATTCTGGCGGACGGTGTGCACCAAATCCGCGACGGCAATCTGGACTTTCATATCCACTATGACAATCAGGATGAGTTTGCATTGGTATGCGCCGACTTCAATGAAATGGCGGCAAGACTGAAAGTATCTGTGGAACAGACTCGGCGGCATGAGGAAAGCCAAAAGGAATTGCTTGCGGGTATTTCTCACGACTTGCGTTCACCGCTTACTTCCGTCCAAGCGTATGTGGAAGGGTTACTGGATGGTGTTGCGAAAACACCGGAAGCGCGGAAAAAATATCTTCTTACCATTAAGGCCAAGGCAGAGGACATTGAGCGGATGGTATCGCAGATTTTTCTGTTTTCCAAAATGGAATTGGATGAGTATCCTCTCCATATGAAAACGCTGCGCCTGGACTCTCTGATCGAAGATTTTGTTAAGAACTTTGGAGCAGAGTATGCAACACGCGGATTGAGTCTGGCAGTAAAGCCTGCGCTGGAACCGGCAGCTGTGAATGCCGATCCGGAACAGCTCCACCGCGTACTGATGAATATTGCCGACAACAGCTTGAAATATAAGAACAAAGAAACGGGACATCTGACTATTGTTTTGCAGAATACGGAGAATTTTGCGATCGTTACATTGACGGACGACGGACCGGGCGTTGCAGAGGAAGACCTTCCGAAGCTGTTTGACACGTTTTATCGCACGGATCCGGCAAGGCGTGATCCGGAGAAAGGCAGCGGCCTTGGGCTTGCCATTGTCGCAAAGGCGGTGCAGCAAATGGGTGGTTCCGTGGAAGCGCGAAACGCTGCGGAGGGCGGGCTTACCATTGCTGTTTCGCTGCCAAAGGAGATTGGAACCGATGAGTAA
- a CDS encoding response regulator transcription factor, with protein sequence MSKILIVEDDADIAAIERDYLEIDRFEVEIAADGMTGLERALSGEFDLILLDLMLPGMDGFAVCRKVRETLDIPILMVTARREDIDKIRGLGLGADDYIEKPFSPGVLVARVKANLAQYARLTHSRRAPAIVSIDTIEIHTDTHRVYVDGKEIELKNKEYELLLFFMLNVDIVFDRETLYEKIWGMDAMGDNATVAVHINRLREKIEKDPARPRYIQTVWGAGYRFGGIA encoded by the coding sequence ATGAGTAAAATACTGATCGTTGAAGACGATGCAGATATCGCTGCAATCGAGCGGGATTATCTGGAAATCGACCGTTTTGAAGTGGAAATTGCCGCAGATGGGATGACGGGACTGGAACGGGCTTTAAGCGGAGAATTCGATCTGATTCTGCTGGACCTGATGCTGCCGGGTATGGACGGTTTCGCCGTATGCCGAAAAGTCAGGGAAACGCTCGATATTCCGATTCTGATGGTGACCGCCCGTCGGGAGGATATCGATAAGATCCGCGGCCTTGGCCTCGGTGCGGACGATTATATTGAAAAGCCGTTTTCTCCCGGTGTTCTGGTGGCGCGTGTGAAAGCAAATTTGGCCCAATATGCCAGACTGACACATTCCCGGAGAGCTCCTGCAATCGTATCGATCGATACGATTGAGATTCATACGGATACCCACCGTGTTTATGTGGATGGGAAAGAAATCGAACTGAAAAACAAGGAGTATGAGCTGTTGCTTTTTTTCATGCTGAACGTCGATATTGTATTCGATCGGGAAACACTGTATGAAAAAATTTGGGGAATGGATGCCATGGGCGATAACGCGACGGTCGCCGTTCATATCAACCGTCTGCGGGAAAAAATTGAGAAGGACCCGGCCAGACCACGCTACATTCAAACGGTGTGGGGTGCAGGATACCGCTTCGGGGGGATAGCTTAA
- a CDS encoding phosphatase PAP2 family protein encodes MLLIYCYHQMHKGCDSLISFELSLLDFIQQHLRSGFGDVIMPFISKLGDYAAIWLITAAFLCFIPEYRKAGFTIVLAIGMTAVCSNLILKPWVDRVRPCYVTAIQLLVPRPNDFSFPSGHTAAAFATASALFFSRKRLWIPIAIFSVLMAFSRLYLYVHYPSDVLAGAILGIILGWVAYKFADIGFTLWNQRHSKWNQR; translated from the coding sequence ATGTTGCTGATATACTGTTATCATCAAATGCATAAAGGATGTGATTCGTTGATTTCTTTTGAGCTCTCCCTCCTGGACTTTATCCAGCAGCACCTACGCAGCGGCTTTGGAGATGTGATCATGCCGTTCATTTCCAAACTGGGAGACTATGCGGCAATTTGGCTGATAACAGCGGCCTTTCTGTGCTTCATTCCTGAATACCGGAAGGCCGGCTTCACGATTGTTCTGGCGATTGGAATGACCGCAGTCTGCAGCAACCTGATTCTTAAACCATGGGTTGACCGCGTCAGGCCGTGCTACGTCACGGCAATTCAACTCCTTGTTCCACGCCCAAATGATTTTTCTTTTCCGTCAGGGCATACCGCTGCTGCTTTCGCGACGGCTTCCGCACTGTTTTTCAGCAGGAAAAGGCTGTGGATTCCAATCGCCATCTTTTCTGTGCTGATGGCTTTTTCCAGACTGTATCTTTACGTGCATTATCCCAGCGATGTTCTTGCCGGAGCAATTCTGGGAATTATTCTGGGCTGGGTTGCCTACAAATTTGCCGACATTGGTTTTACCCTGTGGAATCAAAGGCATTCTAAATGGAATCAGAGGTAA